A genome region from Bombus pyrosoma isolate SC7728 linkage group LG14, ASM1482585v1, whole genome shotgun sequence includes the following:
- the LOC122575287 gene encoding centrosomal protein of 162 kDa-like isoform X1 yields MSSNPRKSPHYEDLISTEDDTLGTSISLSVGENSIRIKEKPKVVVKRSEPEDKHEEEKWWLKKPDTWLDISHAVPIDVKTKRSPSPSPDVSSSMKEFLEKEKMCKAMHKSEVETKDRDDTLCDILASAAFDKYPSDFENATDEDIGSILEEMSKIAGALSPNSATDRSKSRNSAKNPTEEEKSVEELLEEAEKLVRKNSNSLSKSGSKSDTLVPENIPEDIESFSRVRQLEADIFQLIEEEVHKETEKIKKSPKNEKKRDGSPGFEVIYENLNGLKAPKSLELQRRKFEEQKVEVSSSSDLDDPIERHSKSEELKSTRKLESDKDNLQKEITDVDKDFFEDLLRKSKEKAEGGMSGSSSFGQEDFSHFLKLLQGQSNKKEQESKQFNSKPADGKLCILDGGTTNDKSPEFPEKEISDILEKELPRANEIIGTETSGHSGEQKQSQNVNNGGKNEREEVSERTDQVSPRNVAVTKDNKKVLSPKEELYTVDLTPRLELFADAIPKLLAEKSTEDTTQQSKEPTDESKAAVHKTISSSEIKFNVNVPTCERSSVERKAVHSFSASTNKTQKKELKFSKSKSYDQICKPLSVRSSVENLRVSKPSDAAKKPGNSLIRRSPTLKPTLKPTLKPKLQPKLQPTVKPITKIPPKTKGITLKPKKNSVKTGSNLALSSTYKSYQATKSPDSQAKTMAGGDTKQHATKTNWELLCREERHKNGLLKQQLESEVKMHKNQMDSMRISFEEELFALKKQNMVLKAKVDELSLNEKRTESQPKKDTKIMLLEKELERQEDLIRAYETENKKLMQGTKGMQEEMKQLQKQKSTALESGKVQELADRVKDLEEETLKLNLEVSELRDKNADYALKNEDLIQQNSLLNDELEMFKEQLRTKNDFITDRLQAMTTAELQLKKQVEDLTVKLSSKAEQLRIVKQEFDKMQQNVLPLEKELLELRVKEGNLLEKLQISKGHVEREKQLTQKLKDQVILDSKKITDLNRQVREMERILKRKNPDSVSALILTANSEQEKVGAEKVKLLEDRIACLENEIKAKDDLAQEKMVEFQRKFSDMREKYTSQVMELDGKLLEANTKNRKICNDMFTQTASKPVENKSVETVKKEERAGSFEKEDVGKKDIAKSSVKGSLKCQNSKEDAYLMATIRGLKLELANKDKTISKLTKESQDLQKTNARLQKEREKLLNDRRSVKAMNFERNRGMVSSDSKLLTLRSIEGNDQNSNVYQNGHVSDTNAQRLSASVQKLYDPMQYTENGDSNLVKRLADENDILKEELSKMNKDFMALKNKRLHDLNLLQEEHEREMAALLKEYSVKFGDSKVVKLQGQINTQVAVISHLKQQIEKLRDYKEQVIVLKAERQHLESKVKTLNEKVKYLSTPSTEQLQLLQDKITILQQRHESREMTLQSLVRDLLRNRTQCKDCKNEKGKNRQLCYFRQELDHILGMLQEIANVH; encoded by the exons ATGTCTTCGAACCCTCGGAAGTCCCCTCATTATGAGGAT TTGATCTCGACCGAAGATGATACTCTGGGTACGTCCATTAGCCTTAGCGTAGgtgaaaattcaattagaataaaagaaaaacctAAGGTGGTTGTTAAGAGATCAGAGCCAGAAGATAAGCACGAAGAGGAGAAATGGTGGCTGAAGAAGCCAGATACTTGGCTGGATATTTCTCATGCTGTTCCGATAGACGTGAAAACAAAGCGATCTCCATCCCCTTCCCCAGATGTTAGTTCCTCGATGAAAGAATTTCTTGAAAAGGAGAAGATGTGCAAA GCTATGCATAAGAGCGAAGTTGAGACGAAAGACAGGGATGATACTTTGTGCGACATTCTGGCTTCTGCTGCATTCGATAAATATCCCTCTGATTTTGAAA ATGCGACCGATGAGGATATAGGTAGTATTTTAGAAGAAATGAGCAAGATAGCTGGGGCCCTTAGTCCTAATTCAGCTACGGATCGTTCAAAGTCTCGGAACTCTGCCAAAAATCCTACAGAGGAGGAGAAATCAGTGGAAGAACTGTTAGAGGAGGCTGAGAAACTCGTAAGAAAAAATAGTAATAGTCTATCTAAAAGCGGATCAAAATCTGACACTTTAGTACCTGAGAATATTCCGGAAGATATAGAAAGCTTTAGCAGGGTTAGACAATTAGAAGCTGATATATTTCAACTAATAGAGGAGGAGGTGCACAAAGAGACTGAGAAAATCAAAAAGAGTccaaagaatgaaaagaagagagaCGGTAGTCCTGGATTTGAAGTTATATACGAAAATTTGAATGGTCTGAAAGCCCCGAAATCTTTAGAACTtcagagaagaaaatttgaagagcAGAAAGTAGAGGTGTCGAGCAGTTCTGATTTAGACGATCCTATTGAAAGACATTCCAAGTCggaagaattaaaaagtacAAGAAAGCTGGAGTCGGATAAGGATAACTTGCAGAAAGAAATAACGGATGTAGATAAGGATTTTTTTGAAGACTTGCTGAGAAAGTCCAAGGAGAAAGCGGAGGGTGGTATGTCAGGTAGTTCAAGTTTTGGACAGGAAgatttttcccattttttgAAACTCTTGCAAGGGCAGTCtaataaaaaggaacaagAATCAAAGCAGTTCAATTCAAAGCCTGCAGACGGAAAATTATGCATTTTGGATGGGGGAACCACGAATGACAAAAGTCCTGAATTTCCCGAGAAGGAAATCTCCGACATATTGGAGAAGGAACTACCTCGGGCAAATGAAATTATCGGAACGGAGACGAGCGGCCACAGTGGTGAACAAAAACAATCTCAGAACGTTAATAATGGCGGTAAGAATGAGCGTGAGGAAGTATCTGAGAGAACGGATCAAGTATCTCCTAGAAACGTAGCTGTGACAAAGGATAACAAAAAGGTGCTCAGTCCTAAGGAAGAACTGTATACCGTTGATCTGACACCGAGATTAGAATTATTCGCGGATGCAATACCAAAGTTATTAGCTGAAAAGTCGACGGAAGATACAACGCAGCAAAGCAAAGAACCCACAGACGAATCAAAAGCAGCCGTACATAAAACGATCTCAAGTTCCGAGattaaatttaacgttaatGTTCCAACATGTGAACGTAGCAGTGTAGAACGCAAAGCCGTTCATTCGTTTAGCGCGTCGACTAATAAAAcgcaaaagaaagaattaaagtTTTCCAAGTCTAAGAGTTACGACCAGATTTGTAAGCCATTGTCGGTTAGAAGTTCCGTAGAAAATCTAAGAGTAAGCAAACCTTCGGATGCAGCGAAGAAACCTGGCAACAGTTTGATCAGACGATCGCCAACGTTGAAGCCAACGTTGAAGCCAACGTTGAAGCCAAAATTGCAGCCAAAATTGCAGCCTACGGTTAAACCAATCACGAAAATTCCGCCCAAGACCAAGGGCATAACTTTAAAGCCAAAGAAAAATTCCGTTAAGACTGGTTCCAATCTCGCATTGTCTTCCACGTACAAATCGTACCAAGCTACTAAATCACCGGACAGTCAGGCAAAGACGATGGCCGGCGGTGATACGAAACAACATGCAACGAAAACAAACTGGGAATTATTATGTCGCGAAGAGAGGCATAAGAACGGCCTTTTGAAACAACAGCTGGAGTCAGAAGTGAAAATGCACAAGAATCAAATGGACAGTATGCGTATATCGTTCGAGGAAGAACTGTTCGCGTTAAAGAAGCAAAACATGGTTCTAAAGGCGAAGGTAGACGAGCTTTCGTTAAACGAGAAACGCACAGAATCACAGCCAAAGAAAGATACGAAGATCATGCTTCTAGAGAAGGAACTAGAGAGGCAAGAGGATTTAATCCGGGCTTATGAAACGGAAAACAAAAAGTTGATGCAAGGTACGAAGGGAATGCAAGAAGAAATGAAGCAGCTGCAGAAGCAAAAGAGTACAGCATTAGAGTCTGGTAAGGTACAGGAACTTGCGGATAGAGTTAAGGATCTCGAGGAAGAGACACTGAAACTGAATCTCGAAGTCTCCGAGCTGCGAGACAAGAACGCAGACTACGCCTTGAAGAACGAAGATCTGATTCAACAAAATAGTCTTTTGAACGACGAATTGGAGATGTTTAAGGAACAGTTGAGAACGAAGAACGACTTTATCACGGACCGATTACAAGCAATGACCACGGCAGAGCTGCAACTGAAGAAGCAAGTGGAGGACTTGACGGTGAAACTAAGCTCTAAAGCGGAACAATTACGAATAGTGAAGCAAGAGTTTGATAAGATGCAACAAAACGTTTTGCCGTTGGAGAAAGAATTGTTAGAATTAAGAGTGAAGGAAGGTAATTTGTTGGAGAAACTGCAAATATCTAAGGGTCATGTGGAACGTGAGAAACAGTTAACACAGAAATTGAAGGACCAAGTGATTCTCGATAGCAAGAAGATCACGGACTTGAACAGACAAGTTCGTGAAATGGAGAGGATACTTAAGAGGAAGAATCCTGATTCGGTATCTGCTCTAATATTGACCGCGAATTCTGAACAGGAAAAGGTCGGTGCCGAGAAGGTCAAGCTGTTAGAAGATAGGATCGCGTGcctggaaaatgaaattaaagcgAAAGATGATTTAGCTCAAGAGAAAATGGTGGAATTCCAGAGGAAGTTCTCGGATATGAGGGAGAAGTATACTAGTCAAGTAATGGAATTGGACGGCAAGCTGTTGGAGGCTAACACGAAGAATCGTAAGATATGCAATGATATGTTTACGCAGACTGCATCGAAACCTGTAGAGAACAAGAGTGTGGAGACTGTTAAGAAGGAGGAGAGGGCAGGCTCATTCGAGAAGGAAGATGTGGGGAAGAAGGACATTGCAAAATCTTCTGTGAAAGGCAGTTTGAAATGTCAGAATTCTAAAGAGGACGCTTATCTGATGGCCACGATACGTGGATTGAAACTGGAACTCGCGAACAAAGATAAAACGATTTCGAAGCTGACGAAAGAATCGCAAGATTTACAAAAGACGAACGCAAGACTgcagaaggagagagagaaattgtTGAACGATAGAAGATCCGTGAAGGCTATGAACTTTGAGAGGAATCGCGGCATGGTATCGTCGGATTCGAAGCTGCTGACTTTGAGGTCTATCGAAGGGAACGATCAGAATTCGAACGTCTACCAAAATGGCCACGTGTCTGACACAAACGCTCAACGATTGTCCGCTTCCGTACAAAAGCTTTACGATCCCATGCAGTACACCGAGAACGGAGATAGCAATCTGGTGAAGAGATTGGCCGACGAGAATGATATTCTGAAAGAGGAACTAAGCAAGATGAATAAGGATTTCATGGCTTTAAAGAACAAACGGCTTCACGATCTGAACCTCTTGCAAGAGGAACATGAACGCGAGATGGCCGCTTTGTTGAAGGAGTATAGCGTGAAATTCGGAGATTCTAAAGTGGTAAAGTTACAG GGCCAGATAAATACTCAAGTGGCTGTGATATCTCACTTGAAGCAGCAAATTGAGAAGCTTAGAGACTACAAGGAACAGGTGATTGTTCTGAAGGCTGAACGGCAGCATTTGGAGAGTAAAGTGAAAACGTTGAATGAAAAAGTGAAGTACTTATCAACACCG AGTACCGAACAGCTACAGCTGTTGCAGGACAAGATAACGATTCTCCAACAACGACACGAAAGCCGCGAGATGACGTTGCAGAGTTTAGTGCGCGATTTGCTAAGAAATAGAACCCAGTGCAAAGACTGTAAAAACGAGAAGGGTAAAAATCGACAATTGTGCTATTTCCGACAAGAGCTCGATCATATTCTTGGAATGCTTCAAGAGATCGCCAATGTTCATTGA
- the LOC122575287 gene encoding centrosomal protein of 162 kDa-like isoform X2: MSSNPRKSPHYEDLISTEDDTLGTSISLSVGENSIRIKEKPKVVVKRSEPEDKHEEEKWWLKKPDTWLDISHAVPIDVKTKRSPSPSPDVSSSMKEFLEKEKMCKAMHKSEVETKDRDDTLCDILASAAFDKYPSDFENATDEDIGSILEEMSKIAGALSPNSATDRSKSRNSAKNPTEEEKSVEELLEEAEKLVRKNSNSLSKSGSKSDTLVPENIPEDIESFSRVRQLEADIFQLIEEEVHKETEKIKKSPKNEKKRDGSPGFEVIYENLNGLKAPKSLELQRRKFEEQKVEVSSSSDLDDPIERHSKSEELKSTRKLESDKDNLQKEITDVDKDFFEDLLRKSKEKAEGGMSGSSSFGQEDFSHFLKLLQGQSNKKEQESKQFNSKPADGKLCILDGGTTNDKSPEFPEKEISDILEKELPRANEIIGTETSGHSGEQKQSQNVNNGGKNEREEVSERTDQVSPRNVAVTKDNKKVLSPKEELYTVDLTPRLELFADAIPKLLAEKSTEDTTQQSKEPTDESKAAVHKTISSSEIKFNVNVPTCERSSVERKAVHSFSASTNKTQKKELKFSKSKSYDQICKPLSVRSSVENLRVSKPSDAAKKPGNSLIRRSPTLKPTLKPTLKPKLQPKLQPTVKPITKIPPKTKGITLKPKKNSVKTGSNLALSSTYKSYQATKSPDSQAKTMAGGDTKQHATKTNWELLCREERHKNGLLKQQLESEVKMHKNQMDSMRISFEEELFALKKQNMVLKAKVDELSLNEKRTESQPKKDTKIMLLEKELERQEDLIRAYETENKKLMQGTKGMQEEMKQLQKQKSTALESGKVQELADRVKDLEEETLKLNLEVSELRDKNADYALKNEDLIQQNSLLNDELEMFKEQLRTKNDFITDRLQAMTTAELQLKKQVEDLTVKLSSKAEQLRIVKQEFDKMQQNVLPLEKELLELRVKEGNLLEKLQISKGHVEREKQLTQKLKDQVILDSKKITDLNRQVREMERILKRKNPDSVSALILTANSEQEKVGAEKVKLLEDRIACLENEIKAKDDLAQEKMVEFQRKFSDMREKYTSQVMELDGKLLEANTKNRKICNDMFTQTASKPVENKSVETVKKEERAGSFEKEDVGKKDIAKSSVKGSLKCQNSKEDAYLMATIRGLKLELANKDKTISKLTKESQDLQKTNARLQKEREKLLNDRRSVKAMNFERNRGMVSSDSKLLTLRSIEGNDQNSNVYQNGHVSDTNAQRLSASVQKLYDPMQYTENGDSNLVKRLADENDILKEELSKMNKDFMALKNKRLHDLNLLQEEHEREMAALLKEYSVKFGDSKVGQINTQVAVISHLKQQIEKLRDYKEQVIVLKAERQHLESKVKTLNEKVKYLSTPSTEQLQLLQDKITILQQRHESREMTLQSLVRDLLRNRTQCKDCKNEKGKNRQLCYFRQELDHILGMLQEIANVH; the protein is encoded by the exons ATGTCTTCGAACCCTCGGAAGTCCCCTCATTATGAGGAT TTGATCTCGACCGAAGATGATACTCTGGGTACGTCCATTAGCCTTAGCGTAGgtgaaaattcaattagaataaaagaaaaacctAAGGTGGTTGTTAAGAGATCAGAGCCAGAAGATAAGCACGAAGAGGAGAAATGGTGGCTGAAGAAGCCAGATACTTGGCTGGATATTTCTCATGCTGTTCCGATAGACGTGAAAACAAAGCGATCTCCATCCCCTTCCCCAGATGTTAGTTCCTCGATGAAAGAATTTCTTGAAAAGGAGAAGATGTGCAAA GCTATGCATAAGAGCGAAGTTGAGACGAAAGACAGGGATGATACTTTGTGCGACATTCTGGCTTCTGCTGCATTCGATAAATATCCCTCTGATTTTGAAA ATGCGACCGATGAGGATATAGGTAGTATTTTAGAAGAAATGAGCAAGATAGCTGGGGCCCTTAGTCCTAATTCAGCTACGGATCGTTCAAAGTCTCGGAACTCTGCCAAAAATCCTACAGAGGAGGAGAAATCAGTGGAAGAACTGTTAGAGGAGGCTGAGAAACTCGTAAGAAAAAATAGTAATAGTCTATCTAAAAGCGGATCAAAATCTGACACTTTAGTACCTGAGAATATTCCGGAAGATATAGAAAGCTTTAGCAGGGTTAGACAATTAGAAGCTGATATATTTCAACTAATAGAGGAGGAGGTGCACAAAGAGACTGAGAAAATCAAAAAGAGTccaaagaatgaaaagaagagagaCGGTAGTCCTGGATTTGAAGTTATATACGAAAATTTGAATGGTCTGAAAGCCCCGAAATCTTTAGAACTtcagagaagaaaatttgaagagcAGAAAGTAGAGGTGTCGAGCAGTTCTGATTTAGACGATCCTATTGAAAGACATTCCAAGTCggaagaattaaaaagtacAAGAAAGCTGGAGTCGGATAAGGATAACTTGCAGAAAGAAATAACGGATGTAGATAAGGATTTTTTTGAAGACTTGCTGAGAAAGTCCAAGGAGAAAGCGGAGGGTGGTATGTCAGGTAGTTCAAGTTTTGGACAGGAAgatttttcccattttttgAAACTCTTGCAAGGGCAGTCtaataaaaaggaacaagAATCAAAGCAGTTCAATTCAAAGCCTGCAGACGGAAAATTATGCATTTTGGATGGGGGAACCACGAATGACAAAAGTCCTGAATTTCCCGAGAAGGAAATCTCCGACATATTGGAGAAGGAACTACCTCGGGCAAATGAAATTATCGGAACGGAGACGAGCGGCCACAGTGGTGAACAAAAACAATCTCAGAACGTTAATAATGGCGGTAAGAATGAGCGTGAGGAAGTATCTGAGAGAACGGATCAAGTATCTCCTAGAAACGTAGCTGTGACAAAGGATAACAAAAAGGTGCTCAGTCCTAAGGAAGAACTGTATACCGTTGATCTGACACCGAGATTAGAATTATTCGCGGATGCAATACCAAAGTTATTAGCTGAAAAGTCGACGGAAGATACAACGCAGCAAAGCAAAGAACCCACAGACGAATCAAAAGCAGCCGTACATAAAACGATCTCAAGTTCCGAGattaaatttaacgttaatGTTCCAACATGTGAACGTAGCAGTGTAGAACGCAAAGCCGTTCATTCGTTTAGCGCGTCGACTAATAAAAcgcaaaagaaagaattaaagtTTTCCAAGTCTAAGAGTTACGACCAGATTTGTAAGCCATTGTCGGTTAGAAGTTCCGTAGAAAATCTAAGAGTAAGCAAACCTTCGGATGCAGCGAAGAAACCTGGCAACAGTTTGATCAGACGATCGCCAACGTTGAAGCCAACGTTGAAGCCAACGTTGAAGCCAAAATTGCAGCCAAAATTGCAGCCTACGGTTAAACCAATCACGAAAATTCCGCCCAAGACCAAGGGCATAACTTTAAAGCCAAAGAAAAATTCCGTTAAGACTGGTTCCAATCTCGCATTGTCTTCCACGTACAAATCGTACCAAGCTACTAAATCACCGGACAGTCAGGCAAAGACGATGGCCGGCGGTGATACGAAACAACATGCAACGAAAACAAACTGGGAATTATTATGTCGCGAAGAGAGGCATAAGAACGGCCTTTTGAAACAACAGCTGGAGTCAGAAGTGAAAATGCACAAGAATCAAATGGACAGTATGCGTATATCGTTCGAGGAAGAACTGTTCGCGTTAAAGAAGCAAAACATGGTTCTAAAGGCGAAGGTAGACGAGCTTTCGTTAAACGAGAAACGCACAGAATCACAGCCAAAGAAAGATACGAAGATCATGCTTCTAGAGAAGGAACTAGAGAGGCAAGAGGATTTAATCCGGGCTTATGAAACGGAAAACAAAAAGTTGATGCAAGGTACGAAGGGAATGCAAGAAGAAATGAAGCAGCTGCAGAAGCAAAAGAGTACAGCATTAGAGTCTGGTAAGGTACAGGAACTTGCGGATAGAGTTAAGGATCTCGAGGAAGAGACACTGAAACTGAATCTCGAAGTCTCCGAGCTGCGAGACAAGAACGCAGACTACGCCTTGAAGAACGAAGATCTGATTCAACAAAATAGTCTTTTGAACGACGAATTGGAGATGTTTAAGGAACAGTTGAGAACGAAGAACGACTTTATCACGGACCGATTACAAGCAATGACCACGGCAGAGCTGCAACTGAAGAAGCAAGTGGAGGACTTGACGGTGAAACTAAGCTCTAAAGCGGAACAATTACGAATAGTGAAGCAAGAGTTTGATAAGATGCAACAAAACGTTTTGCCGTTGGAGAAAGAATTGTTAGAATTAAGAGTGAAGGAAGGTAATTTGTTGGAGAAACTGCAAATATCTAAGGGTCATGTGGAACGTGAGAAACAGTTAACACAGAAATTGAAGGACCAAGTGATTCTCGATAGCAAGAAGATCACGGACTTGAACAGACAAGTTCGTGAAATGGAGAGGATACTTAAGAGGAAGAATCCTGATTCGGTATCTGCTCTAATATTGACCGCGAATTCTGAACAGGAAAAGGTCGGTGCCGAGAAGGTCAAGCTGTTAGAAGATAGGATCGCGTGcctggaaaatgaaattaaagcgAAAGATGATTTAGCTCAAGAGAAAATGGTGGAATTCCAGAGGAAGTTCTCGGATATGAGGGAGAAGTATACTAGTCAAGTAATGGAATTGGACGGCAAGCTGTTGGAGGCTAACACGAAGAATCGTAAGATATGCAATGATATGTTTACGCAGACTGCATCGAAACCTGTAGAGAACAAGAGTGTGGAGACTGTTAAGAAGGAGGAGAGGGCAGGCTCATTCGAGAAGGAAGATGTGGGGAAGAAGGACATTGCAAAATCTTCTGTGAAAGGCAGTTTGAAATGTCAGAATTCTAAAGAGGACGCTTATCTGATGGCCACGATACGTGGATTGAAACTGGAACTCGCGAACAAAGATAAAACGATTTCGAAGCTGACGAAAGAATCGCAAGATTTACAAAAGACGAACGCAAGACTgcagaaggagagagagaaattgtTGAACGATAGAAGATCCGTGAAGGCTATGAACTTTGAGAGGAATCGCGGCATGGTATCGTCGGATTCGAAGCTGCTGACTTTGAGGTCTATCGAAGGGAACGATCAGAATTCGAACGTCTACCAAAATGGCCACGTGTCTGACACAAACGCTCAACGATTGTCCGCTTCCGTACAAAAGCTTTACGATCCCATGCAGTACACCGAGAACGGAGATAGCAATCTGGTGAAGAGATTGGCCGACGAGAATGATATTCTGAAAGAGGAACTAAGCAAGATGAATAAGGATTTCATGGCTTTAAAGAACAAACGGCTTCACGATCTGAACCTCTTGCAAGAGGAACATGAACGCGAGATGGCCGCTTTGTTGAAGGAGTATAGCGTGAAATTCGGAGATTCTAAAGTG GGCCAGATAAATACTCAAGTGGCTGTGATATCTCACTTGAAGCAGCAAATTGAGAAGCTTAGAGACTACAAGGAACAGGTGATTGTTCTGAAGGCTGAACGGCAGCATTTGGAGAGTAAAGTGAAAACGTTGAATGAAAAAGTGAAGTACTTATCAACACCG AGTACCGAACAGCTACAGCTGTTGCAGGACAAGATAACGATTCTCCAACAACGACACGAAAGCCGCGAGATGACGTTGCAGAGTTTAGTGCGCGATTTGCTAAGAAATAGAACCCAGTGCAAAGACTGTAAAAACGAGAAGGGTAAAAATCGACAATTGTGCTATTTCCGACAAGAGCTCGATCATATTCTTGGAATGCTTCAAGAGATCGCCAATGTTCATTGA